A stretch of Vigna angularis cultivar LongXiaoDou No.4 chromosome 4, ASM1680809v1, whole genome shotgun sequence DNA encodes these proteins:
- the LOC108332003 gene encoding protein IMPAIRED IN BABA-INDUCED STERILITY 1, whose amino-acid sequence MGCVSSKQAVSVTPAIDHSGAFRSNAAVLGESERKEKKRSKKRTESGGASQSEVGESGRTSSNCESLSFRLGNLHKYVQGEHVAAGWPAWLSAVAGEAIHGWVPLCADAFEKLEKIGQGTYSSVFRARELETGKIVALKKVRFDNFEPESVRFMAREILILRRLDHPNIIKLEGLITSRLSCSIYLVFEYMEHDITGLLSSPDIKFTEPQIKCYMKQLLAGLEHCHLRGVMHRDIKGSNLLVNNEGVLKVADFGLANYVSSGHRQPLTSRVVTLWYRPPELLLGSTDYGPAVDLWSVGCVFAELLVGKPILQGRTEVEQLHKIFKLCGSPPDEYWKKTKLPHATLFKPQQPYDSCLRQSFKDLPAASVHLLQTLLSVEPYKRGSATSALSSEYFKTKPYACDPSTLPIYPPSKEIDAKHREESRKKISGRVRGTETRKPSRKPHGVSKLAPAEDFASQTQTSQKVNGRSFRNHEEEKIKIGGKTQKSSSGKAEDASHTKNASQGDIPLSGPLQVSTSSGFAWAKSRKDDASFRSHCRNISRGHIFNPSEPSTLNLRNNLDTTNQENKEFCGGGVNSRGHQLLEISKLSMQNQWSKFDRPDSFDASDEYHSQELSMAIYHREDSASKRNNLSFQDQGERVEFSGPLLSQMHTVDELLERHERHIRRTVRRSWFQRGKKAKK is encoded by the exons ATGGGGTGTGTGAGCTCGAAGCAGGCGGTGTCCGTGACGCCGGCGATTGACCACTCGGGCGCGTTTCGGAGCAATGCTGCGGTTCTTGGCGAGTCGGAGCGCAAGGAGAAGAAGAGGAGCAAGAAGAGGACCGAGTCGGGGGGAGCGAGTCAGAGCGAGGTCGGTGAGTCGGGGAGAACGAGTTCCAATTGTGAATCGTTGAGCTTCAGGTTGGGGAACCTTCACAAGTACGTGCAGGGAGAACACGTGGCCGCCGGCTGGCCAGCGTGGCTCAGCGCCGTCGCCGGCGAAGCCATTCACGGCTGGGTCCCCCTCTGCGCCGATGCCTTCGAAAAACTTGAGAAG ATAGGGCAGGGAACGTATAGCAGTGTGTTTCGGGCGAGGGAGCTTGAGACGGGGAAGATAGTGGCATTGAAGAAGGTGCGGTTCGACAATTTCGAACCGGAGAGTGTGCGGTTCATGGCGCGTGAGATATTGATTCTGCGACGCCTTGATCATCCCAATATAATAAAGCTTGAGGGCTTGATTACTTCGAGGCTGTCCTGTAGCATTTACCTCGTCTTTGAGTACATGGAGCATGACATCACAGGGCTCTTGTCTTCCCCTGATATCAAATTCACTGAACCACAG ATTAAGTGCTACATGAAGCAGTTGTTGGCTGGTCTTGAGCACTGTCACTTGCGGGGAGTCATGCATAGGGATATTAAGGGGTCGAATCTTTTGGTAAATAATGAAGGGGTTTTGAAGGTAGCGGATTTTGGGTTGGCGAATTATGTCAGTTCTGGGCACAGGCAACCTCTGACTAGTCGTGTTGTTACCTTGTGGTACCGGCCGCCAGAGCTTTTGCTTGGTTCGACGGACTATGGTCCGGCCGTGGATCTCTGGAGTGTTGGTTGTGTGTTTGCGGAGCTACTTGTCGGGAAGCCTATACTTCAGGGGAGAACGGAG GTTGAACAATTGCACAAAATTTTTAAGCTCTGTGGCTCACCACCTGATGAATACTGGAAAAAGACTAAACTTCCTCATGCAACGTTATTTAAGCCACAACAACCATATGATAGTTGCCTTCGACAATCCTTTAAAGATTTGCCAGCGGCCAGTGTACATCTGCTACAAACTCTTCTTTCTGTAGAACCATACAAACGTGGGAGTGCTACATCTGCTCTTTCATCGGAG tatttcaaaacaaaacctTATGCGTGTGACCCATCGACCTTGCCGATATACCCACCTAGCAAGGAAATCGATGCAAAACACAGGGAAGAGTCAAG GAAAAAGATTAGTGGACGAGTTCGTGGAACTGAAACAAGAAAACCATCCAGAAAGCCACACGGAGTCAGTAAACTAGCCCCAGCAGAG GATTTCGCAAGTCAAACTCagacttcccagaaggtcaatGGTAGATCTTTCCGCAACCATGAAGAAGAGAAGATTAAAATAGGTGGCAAAACACAGAAGTCATCTAGTGGTAAAGCTGAAGATGCTTCCCATACGAAGAATGCTTCTCAAGGAGATATTCCCCTTTCCGGGCCGTTACAGGTTTCAACATCAAGTGGATTTGCATGGGCAAAAAGCAGAAAAGATGACGCTTCATTTCGATCCCATTGTCGAAATATTTCAAGAGGACATATTTTCAATCCATCAGAACCTTCTACATTAAATTTAAGGAATAATTTGGACACCACAAACCAGGAAAATAAAGAGTTTTGTGGGGGAGGCGTCAATTCTAGGGGCCATCAGCTGCTTGAAATTTCTAAGCTTTCAATGCAGAACCAGTGGAGTAAGTTTGATCGCCCAGATTCATTTGATGCTTCGGATGAGTACCATTCACAAGAACTGTCTATGGCCATATATCACCGAGAAGATTCAGCATCCAAGAGAAATAACCTG AGTTTTCAAGATCAAGGAGAAAGGGTTGAATTTTCTGGGCCCCTACTATCTCAAATGCACACTGTTGATGAGCTCTTGGAAAGGCATGAGCGTCACATCCGGCGAACTGTCCGGAGATCATGGTTTCAGAGAG GTAAGAAGGcgaaaaaataa
- the LOC108330585 gene encoding eukaryotic translation initiation factor 5A-4, with protein sequence MSDEEHHFESKGDAGASKTYPQQAGTIRKNGYIVIKGRPCKVVEVSTSKTGKHGHAKCHFVGIDIFTAKKLEDIVPSSHNCDVPHVNRTDYQLIDISEDGFVSLLTENGNTKDDLRLPTDDSLLTQIKEGFAEGKDLVVSVMSAMGEEQINALKDIGPKN encoded by the exons ATGTCGGACGAAGAACACCACTTTGAATCCAAGGGTGATGCTGGAGCCTCCAAGACCTATCCCCAGCAAGCCGGCACCATTCGCAAAAACGGCTACATCGTCATCAAGGGTCGTCCATGCAAG GTTGTTGAAGTTTCTACTTCCAAGACGGGTAAGCACGGTCATGCTAAGTGTCACTTTGTTGGGATTGATATTTTCACTGCCAAGAAGCTTGAAGATATTGTGCCCTCTTCCCACAACTGTGAT GTTCCCCATGTGAATCGTACTGATTACCAGTTGATTGATATTTCTGAGGATGGATTT GTTAGCTTGCTTACTGAAAATGGGAACACCAAGGATGACCTCAGGCTTCCTACCGATGATAGTCTGCTTACTCAG ATAAAGGAAGGATTTGCTGAGGGTAAGGACCTTGTAGTTTCAGTTATGTCTGCAATGGGTGAGGAGCAGATCAATGCCCTGAAGGATATTGGGCCAAAGAACTAG